TTCCGTTTCATTCACCGTCCCGGATGCCGAAACCGGGCTGGTAATGGTAAAGGCGGTAATTTCCTTGGCGGTAGACGCCGCCGCTATTGTTACGGTTACCGTGTAATCCTGGGTTGACCCATCCGCAGCAGTAACGGTAAATGGTACCGGGCTTACGTAACTCCGTGCCGTTGTGGGGTCCGGGCTAATAGATGCGCCCGTATAGGTGACCGAAGCGGTCATGCCGGTAAGCGCGGTAAGCGCCG
This is a stretch of genomic DNA from Treponema primitia ZAS-1. It encodes these proteins:
- a CDS encoding PKD domain-containing protein, with the protein product ALTALTGMTASVTYTGASISPDPTTARSYVSPVPFTVTAADGSTQDYTVTVTIAAASTAKEITAFTITSPVSASGTVNETE